In the genome of Dermacentor variabilis isolate Ectoservices chromosome 5, ASM5094787v1, whole genome shotgun sequence, one region contains:
- the LOC142582480 gene encoding cyclin-dependent kinases regulatory subunit-like gives MPETSIHYSDKYYDNKYEYRHVILPPEMAQSVPKTHLMTETEWRNLGVQQSLGWEHYMVHSPEPHVLLFRRPTTAM, from the exons ATGCCAGAGACCTCAATCCATTACTCAGACAAATACTACGATAACAAGTACGAATACAG ACATGTGATCCTGCCACCTGAGATGGCCCAGTCTGTGCCCAAGACTCACCTGATGACCGAGACTGAGTGGCGTAACCTGGGAGTGCAACAGTCCCTTGGCTGGGAGCACTACATGGTTCACTCGCCCG AGCCCCACGTCCTTCTGTTTAGGAGGCCGACCACAGCAATGTAA